The following proteins are encoded in a genomic region of Nocardioides conyzicola:
- the infB gene encoding translation initiation factor IF-2 — protein MAKTRVHELAKEFGVESKFVLEKFKEMGEFVKSASSTVELPAEMRFRKEVGDKLKADAPAPAAAPAKPGPKAPAKKAAAPAPAEVAEPVEAAAPVAESVAETAAPESPAAPKPGPKKAAAAEAPVEEAPAATEPPAEPEAPAASGTPKAPAPRPVGKPAGTPRPGNNPFASSQGMGRRPAPAREGAPGAAPAAPGAPGGENRPPRPPGARDGGAPGRPGMPRPNPAMMPKSPAAFGGGPGGRGPGGPGGARGGPGGPGGARGGPGGGAPGRGGAPGRGAPGAGAGAGAPGRTGGFPSGGRPNRPGQRGQTQGAFGRPGGPSRRGRKSKRARRQEFEAMQAPTIGGVRVRKGDGETVKLPRGASLTDFAERIGVDVSALVQMLFSLGEMVTATESVNDETFELLGEELNYVVQVVSPEDEDRELLESFDLGFGEDEGDEDDLAIRPPVVTVMGHVDHGKTKLLDALRNANVVDKEAGGITQHIGAYQVTAEVDGNERRITFIDTPGHEAFTAMRARGAQATDIAILVVAADDGVMPQTVEALNHAKAAGVPIVVAVNKIDKPDADPTKVRGQLTEYGLVPEEYGGDSMFVDVSAKSELNLDKLLEAVILTADASLDLRANPNQDAQGLVIEAHLDRGRGPVATVLVQRGTLHVGDSIVAGAGYGRVRAMLDEHGENITEADPSRPVMVLGLTAVPGAGQTFIVVEDDRMARQIAEKRESRERAAMQAKRRVRRTLEDFMASMEKGASQELNLILKGDVSGSVEALEDALSQIDVGDEVNIRVIDRGVGAITETNVDLAAASDAIIIGFNVRPQGKATEMADKEGVEIRYYSVIYNAIEEIEAALKGMLKPEYEESTLGQAEIRAIFRSSKIGNIAGCMVTSGVIRRNAKVRVLRDSAVVADNLDLLSLKREKDDASEVREGFECGLVLRNFQDIREGDIIEAFEMREIPRS, from the coding sequence GTGGCTAAGACCCGAGTTCACGAGCTCGCCAAGGAGTTCGGCGTCGAGAGCAAGTTTGTTCTCGAGAAGTTCAAGGAAATGGGGGAGTTCGTCAAGTCGGCGAGCTCCACCGTCGAGTTGCCTGCGGAGATGCGTTTCCGCAAGGAGGTCGGCGACAAGCTGAAGGCCGACGCCCCGGCGCCGGCCGCGGCTCCCGCCAAGCCCGGCCCCAAGGCACCCGCCAAGAAGGCGGCCGCTCCCGCGCCCGCCGAGGTCGCGGAGCCCGTCGAGGCGGCCGCACCCGTGGCCGAGTCGGTCGCGGAGACCGCGGCCCCTGAGTCTCCCGCTGCCCCCAAGCCCGGCCCCAAGAAGGCCGCTGCTGCCGAGGCTCCGGTCGAGGAGGCTCCGGCAGCGACCGAGCCGCCGGCCGAGCCCGAGGCGCCCGCCGCCTCCGGCACCCCCAAGGCTCCCGCCCCCCGTCCGGTGGGCAAGCCCGCCGGCACCCCCCGTCCGGGCAACAACCCGTTCGCGTCCAGCCAGGGCATGGGCCGTCGGCCCGCTCCGGCCCGCGAGGGTGCTCCCGGTGCCGCTCCTGCCGCTCCGGGTGCTCCCGGCGGCGAGAACCGTCCGCCGCGTCCTCCGGGCGCCCGTGACGGTGGCGCGCCCGGTCGCCCGGGCATGCCGCGCCCCAACCCGGCGATGATGCCCAAGTCCCCGGCCGCCTTCGGTGGCGGCCCCGGCGGTCGTGGTCCCGGTGGTCCCGGCGGCGCTCGCGGTGGTCCTGGTGGCCCCGGCGGCGCTCGTGGCGGCCCCGGTGGCGGTGCCCCGGGTCGCGGTGGCGCACCCGGCCGCGGAGCTCCGGGTGCCGGCGCCGGTGCTGGTGCACCGGGTCGCACCGGTGGCTTCCCCAGCGGTGGTCGTCCCAACCGTCCCGGCCAGCGCGGCCAGACCCAGGGTGCCTTCGGTCGCCCGGGTGGCCCGTCGCGTCGTGGGCGCAAGTCCAAGCGGGCCCGTCGCCAGGAGTTCGAGGCCATGCAGGCCCCGACGATCGGTGGCGTGCGCGTCCGCAAGGGCGACGGCGAGACCGTCAAGCTGCCTCGCGGCGCGTCCCTGACGGACTTCGCCGAGCGCATCGGCGTCGACGTGTCGGCCCTGGTGCAGATGCTGTTCTCGCTGGGCGAGATGGTCACGGCGACCGAGTCGGTCAACGACGAGACGTTCGAGCTGCTCGGTGAGGAGCTCAACTACGTCGTCCAGGTCGTGTCCCCGGAGGACGAGGACCGCGAGCTGCTCGAGTCCTTCGACCTGGGCTTCGGCGAGGACGAGGGCGACGAGGACGACCTGGCCATCCGGCCGCCGGTCGTCACCGTCATGGGTCACGTCGACCACGGCAAGACCAAGCTCCTCGACGCGCTGCGCAACGCCAACGTCGTCGACAAGGAGGCCGGTGGCATCACGCAGCACATCGGTGCCTACCAGGTCACGGCGGAGGTCGACGGCAACGAGCGTCGGATCACCTTCATCGACACCCCGGGTCACGAGGCGTTCACCGCCATGCGTGCTCGTGGTGCGCAGGCCACCGACATCGCGATCCTCGTGGTCGCGGCCGACGACGGTGTCATGCCGCAGACGGTGGAGGCGCTCAACCACGCCAAGGCCGCCGGCGTCCCGATCGTGGTCGCGGTCAACAAGATCGACAAGCCGGACGCGGACCCGACCAAGGTCCGTGGCCAGCTGACCGAGTACGGCCTGGTGCCCGAGGAGTACGGCGGCGACTCGATGTTCGTCGACGTCTCGGCCAAGTCCGAGCTCAACCTCGACAAGCTGCTCGAGGCGGTCATCCTGACCGCCGACGCGTCGCTCGACCTGCGGGCCAACCCCAACCAGGACGCCCAGGGTCTCGTCATCGAGGCGCACCTCGACCGTGGTCGCGGCCCGGTCGCCACGGTGCTGGTCCAGCGCGGCACGCTGCACGTGGGCGACTCGATCGTCGCGGGAGCCGGCTACGGCCGGGTCCGGGCGATGCTCGACGAGCACGGCGAGAACATCACCGAGGCCGACCCGTCGCGCCCGGTGATGGTGCTCGGACTCACCGCTGTCCCGGGTGCCGGTCAGACGTTCATCGTGGTCGAGGACGACCGGATGGCACGTCAGATCGCCGAGAAGCGCGAGTCGCGCGAGCGGGCGGCCATGCAGGCCAAGCGCCGCGTGCGTCGGACGCTCGAGGACTTCATGGCCTCCATGGAGAAGGGTGCGAGCCAGGAGCTCAACCTCATCCTCAAGGGCGATGTGTCCGGTTCGGTCGAGGCTCTCGAGGACGCGCTGTCGCAGATCGACGTCGGCGACGAGGTCAACATCCGCGTCATCGACCGCGGTGTCGGTGCGATCACCGAGACCAACGTCGACCTGGCTGCGGCCTCCGACGCCATCATCATCGGCTTCAACGTCCGGCCCCAGGGCAAGGCGACCGAGATGGCGGACAAGGAAGGCGTGGAGATCCGGTACTACTCGGTCATCTACAACGCCATCGAGGAGATCGAGGCAGCGCTCAAGGGCATGCTCAAGCCGGAGTACGAGGAGTCGACCCTCGGCCAGGCGGAGATCCGTGCGATCTTCCGCTCGTCGAAGATCGGCAACATCGCCGGTTGCATGGTCACCAGCGGTGTCATCCGTCGCAACGCCAAGGTCCGCGTCCTCCGGGACAGCGCCGTGGTCGCCGACAACCTCGACCTGCTGTCGCTCAAGCGCGAGAAGGACGACGCGTCCGAGGTCCGCGAGGGCTTCGAGTGTGGTCTGGTGCTGCGCAACTTCCAGGACATCCGGGAAGGCGACATCATCGAGGCGTTCGAGATGCGCGAGATCCCGCGCAGCTGA
- a CDS encoding YlxR family protein, with the protein MAREHSSLACPDPSALTGPVRTCVGCRKRAAKSELLRVTAGSDADGQPVVVPDPTATAPGRGAHLHPTAECFELAVRRKAFGRALRVTTGLSSAPVAEHLSHAHQP; encoded by the coding sequence GTGGCGCGTGAACACAGCTCTCTTGCATGCCCGGATCCCTCGGCCCTCACGGGCCCGGTCCGGACCTGTGTGGGATGTCGGAAGCGGGCCGCCAAGAGCGAGTTGTTGCGGGTGACCGCCGGCTCGGATGCAGACGGCCAGCCGGTCGTCGTACCCGATCCGACAGCCACCGCACCCGGTCGGGGAGCGCACCTGCACCCCACTGCCGAGTGCTTCGAGCTCGCCGTACGCCGGAAGGCTTTCGGCCGTGCCCTTCGGGTCACGACGGGGCTCTCCAGCGCACCGGTGGCTGAGCACCTCTCGCACGCACACCAACCCTGA
- a CDS encoding glycoside hydrolase family 16 protein → MPDGSPYLVDDFDQADVDRSTWLTSYLPAWSSRSASAATYTVENSCLTLSIPPSQGLWCAGDHEPPLRVSGVQSGSWSGPVGSHRGQQRFREGQVVLEEQPRLEGWLPASGRAEIRCAMTLSPRSMAAMWLSGFEDDPAQEHCGELCVVEVFGKDLGPGPSAEVGVGIKAFRDPALQQDFAAPRLPIDVSEMHTYAVDWDASAAVFTVDGEEVRRCAGPPTYPMQVMIAVFDFPHWSTGEDDHLVPALTVDWVRG, encoded by the coding sequence GTGCCCGACGGCTCCCCGTATCTCGTGGACGACTTCGACCAGGCGGACGTGGATCGCTCCACCTGGCTGACGTCCTACCTGCCGGCGTGGAGCTCACGGTCGGCGAGCGCGGCGACGTACACCGTGGAGAACTCCTGCCTGACGCTGTCCATTCCCCCGTCCCAGGGGCTGTGGTGCGCCGGCGACCACGAGCCGCCGCTGCGGGTCTCGGGCGTCCAGTCCGGGAGCTGGTCGGGCCCGGTCGGCAGCCATCGCGGGCAGCAGCGGTTCCGGGAGGGACAGGTGGTGCTCGAGGAGCAGCCGCGCCTCGAGGGATGGCTGCCGGCGTCGGGGCGGGCCGAGATCCGGTGCGCGATGACGCTCTCGCCGCGGTCGATGGCGGCGATGTGGCTCAGCGGCTTCGAGGACGACCCGGCGCAGGAGCACTGTGGCGAGCTCTGCGTGGTCGAGGTCTTCGGCAAGGACCTCGGGCCCGGGCCGTCCGCCGAGGTCGGGGTCGGGATCAAGGCGTTCCGCGACCCGGCGCTCCAGCAGGACTTCGCCGCTCCCCGGCTGCCGATCGACGTGAGCGAGATGCACACGTACGCCGTGGACTGGGACGCCTCCGCGGCGGTGTTCACCGTGGACGGCGAAGAGGTACGCCGGTGCGCGGGCCCACCGACGTACCCGATGCAGGTGATGATCGCCGTCTTCGACTTCCCGCACTGGTCGACCGGCGAGGACGACCACCTGGTGCCCGCGCTGACCGTCGACTGGGTCCGCGGGTAG
- a CDS encoding acyl-CoA thioester hydrolase/BAAT C-terminal domain-containing protein, producing the protein MFVIGDGPTGVLVLSGSSGRVEEDRCRVLAAAAGATAASYAWFGERLDRVPLESFDDALSLLHGRCDRLVVLGTSRGAEAALLLGALHPEVDAVVAISPSDVVWAALSTERPQRSSWTRGGEPLPFVPYDDSWAPVGDPPEYVGLYEHCLEAYADRVPAARIPVERIGGSVVLAAGGDDRLWPSLDFAEEIVRRRTHAGLETTVVSHLEAGHRVVLPGETPPAPSHLAHGGTPAADAELGRRLWPEVLRVLMA; encoded by the coding sequence ATGTTCGTCATCGGTGACGGCCCGACCGGCGTGCTGGTGCTCTCCGGCTCCAGCGGCCGGGTCGAGGAGGACCGCTGCCGGGTGCTGGCCGCCGCCGCCGGTGCCACGGCCGCGTCGTACGCCTGGTTCGGCGAACGCCTCGACCGCGTGCCGCTCGAGTCGTTCGACGACGCGCTCAGCCTGCTCCACGGGCGCTGCGACCGCCTGGTGGTGCTCGGCACCTCCCGGGGCGCCGAGGCGGCGCTGCTGCTGGGCGCCCTCCACCCGGAGGTCGACGCGGTCGTCGCGATCTCGCCCAGCGACGTCGTCTGGGCGGCGCTGTCGACCGAGCGGCCGCAGCGCTCGTCGTGGACGCGTGGCGGCGAACCGTTGCCGTTCGTGCCGTACGACGACTCCTGGGCGCCGGTCGGCGACCCGCCGGAGTACGTCGGCCTCTACGAGCACTGCCTCGAGGCGTACGCCGACCGGGTGCCCGCCGCGCGGATCCCGGTCGAGCGGATCGGTGGGTCCGTGGTGCTGGCCGCAGGCGGCGACGACCGGCTCTGGCCGTCGCTCGACTTCGCGGAGGAGATCGTGCGCCGCCGCACCCACGCCGGCCTGGAGACGACGGTGGTCAGCCACCTCGAGGCCGGCCACCGGGTCGTGCTCCCGGGCGAGACCCCGCCGGCGCCGTCGCACCTGGCCCACGGCGGCACCCCCGCGGCCGACGCCGAGCTGGGTCGCCGGCTGTGGCCCGAGGTGCTGCGCGTCCTCATGGCCTGA
- the nusA gene encoding transcription termination factor NusA, producing the protein MDIDMSILRMLEREKEISFDVLVEAIEQALLTAYQKTPGARDNARVELDRKSGHVTVLASEVDDEGNVVGEYEDTPEGFGRIAATTAKQIMLQRLRDAEDDIRFGEFAGKEGDIISGIIQQGRNPDDVMVDLGKIEAMLPVGERVPGERYEHGMRIKCIVVSVRKGMRGPQVTLSRSHPNLVKKLFALEVPEIADGTVEIAAIAREAGHRTKIAVMSAAPGVNAKGACIGPMGSRVRNVTSELHGEKIDIIDWSEDPAEMVAHALSPARVNSVEIIDLEARSARVVVPDFQLSLAIGKEGQNARLAARLTGWRIDIRSDDEVPAEG; encoded by the coding sequence ATGGACATCGACATGAGCATCCTGCGCATGCTCGAGCGGGAGAAGGAGATCTCGTTCGACGTGCTCGTGGAAGCGATCGAGCAGGCACTGCTCACCGCCTACCAGAAGACTCCCGGAGCGCGCGACAACGCCCGCGTCGAGCTCGACCGCAAGAGCGGCCACGTCACCGTGCTCGCCTCCGAGGTCGACGACGAGGGCAACGTCGTCGGCGAGTACGAGGACACCCCCGAGGGCTTCGGCCGGATCGCCGCCACCACCGCGAAGCAGATCATGCTCCAGCGCCTGCGCGACGCCGAGGACGACATCCGGTTCGGCGAGTTCGCCGGCAAGGAGGGCGACATCATCTCGGGGATCATCCAGCAGGGCCGCAACCCCGACGACGTGATGGTCGACCTCGGCAAGATCGAGGCCATGCTGCCGGTCGGCGAGCGGGTCCCGGGGGAGCGCTACGAGCACGGCATGCGCATCAAGTGCATCGTCGTGTCGGTCCGCAAGGGCATGCGCGGCCCCCAGGTGACGCTCTCGCGCTCGCACCCCAACCTCGTCAAGAAGCTCTTCGCGCTCGAGGTGCCCGAGATCGCCGACGGCACCGTCGAGATCGCCGCGATCGCCCGCGAGGCCGGTCACCGCACCAAGATCGCGGTGATGTCCGCCGCGCCGGGCGTCAACGCCAAGGGCGCCTGCATCGGCCCGATGGGATCGCGGGTGCGCAACGTGACGTCGGAGCTCCACGGCGAGAAGATCGACATCATCGACTGGTCCGAGGACCCGGCCGAGATGGTGGCCCACGCGCTGTCGCCGGCCCGGGTCAACTCGGTCGAGATCATCGACCTCGAGGCCCGGTCGGCCCGCGTCGTCGTCCCCGACTTCCAGCTGTCGCTGGCGATCGGCAAGGAGGGCCAGAACGCCCGCCTCGCCGCGCGCCTCACGGGCTGGCGGATCGACATCCGCTCCGACGACGAGGTCCCCGCCGAGGGCTGA
- the rimP gene encoding ribosome maturation factor RimP, whose amino-acid sequence MSSTNQDAIRDRIEAELDDPLRALGLDIEAVDITPAGKRRILRVAVDKDGGVTLDEVAEATREVNRVLDDSDVMGEQPYTLEVTSRGVDRPLTLERHWRRNASRLVKVTLVDGESLTGRILEAAAESVTLEVSGERRDVAYADVKKALVQVEFNRQKSDDEEEEEA is encoded by the coding sequence GTGAGCAGCACCAACCAGGACGCCATTCGGGACCGGATCGAGGCTGAGCTCGACGACCCCCTACGTGCCCTGGGCCTCGACATCGAGGCCGTCGACATCACCCCGGCCGGCAAGCGCCGGATCCTGCGGGTCGCCGTCGACAAGGATGGTGGTGTCACCCTCGACGAGGTCGCCGAGGCGACCCGCGAGGTCAACCGGGTGCTCGACGACTCCGACGTCATGGGCGAGCAGCCCTACACGCTCGAGGTCACGTCACGTGGGGTCGACCGCCCGCTCACCCTCGAGCGCCACTGGCGCCGCAACGCGAGCCGGCTGGTCAAGGTCACGCTCGTCGACGGCGAGAGCCTCACCGGCCGGATCCTGGAGGCCGCCGCGGAGTCGGTGACCCTGGAGGTCAGCGGCGAGCGGCGTGACGTGGCGTACGCCGACGTCAAGAAGGCGCTGGTCCAGGTGGAGTTCAACCGGCAGAAGTCGGACGACGAGGAAGAGGAGGAGGCCTGA
- a CDS encoding ferritin-like domain-containing protein has translation MSTGSPGVDALQTTLAAEHAAMYVLGTLGGRVSQSADPALSTAVTASFEAHRLYRDHLTAAITDLGGDPVAAEAAYDVPSGLDRSGQIARVARETEQSCATTYAWLVANTVDDLRRWAIGALNETAVRVLTLRGTPEMFPGAGGYADR, from the coding sequence GTGAGCACGGGCTCCCCCGGCGTCGACGCGCTGCAGACGACCCTCGCGGCCGAGCACGCTGCGATGTACGTCCTCGGCACGCTCGGCGGCCGGGTCTCGCAGTCGGCCGACCCGGCTCTGTCCACCGCGGTGACGGCGTCCTTCGAGGCGCATCGCCTCTACCGCGACCACCTGACGGCCGCGATCACCGATCTCGGTGGCGACCCGGTGGCTGCGGAGGCGGCGTACGACGTGCCGTCCGGGCTCGACCGGTCCGGGCAGATCGCCCGGGTCGCGCGCGAGACCGAGCAGTCCTGCGCGACGACGTACGCCTGGCTGGTGGCGAACACGGTCGACGACCTGCGCCGGTGGGCGATCGGGGCCCTGAACGAGACAGCGGTCCGCGTACTCACCCTCCGAGGAACTCCCGAGATGTTCCCCGGAGCAGGTGGGTACGCGGACCGCTGA
- a CDS encoding HAD family hydrolase produces the protein MAGIDAVIFDWGGTLTRWHDVDFHAESLALAQAVSTDHDVEVSRERLHAANETIWGRSRDHQQSATVADLFTEAGLEHDPDLLTAYYEFWEPHTLTDPEVGPLFEALRTAGIKVGVLSNTIWPRAWHEGFFRRDGVLDLIDGDVYTSEIPWTKPSPDAFRAAMDAVGATDPARCVYVGDRLFDDVWGAQNAGLRAIHVPHSVIPPTQVGHTEGSPDAVVHRLSEIPAVLAGWS, from the coding sequence ATGGCTGGGATCGACGCGGTGATCTTCGACTGGGGCGGCACCCTCACCCGGTGGCACGACGTGGACTTCCACGCCGAGTCGCTCGCGCTGGCCCAGGCGGTCAGCACGGACCACGACGTCGAGGTCTCCCGGGAGCGCCTGCACGCGGCCAACGAGACCATCTGGGGCCGCTCCCGCGACCACCAGCAGAGCGCGACCGTGGCCGACCTCTTCACCGAGGCCGGGCTGGAGCACGACCCCGACCTGCTCACGGCCTACTACGAGTTCTGGGAGCCGCACACGCTCACCGACCCCGAGGTCGGTCCGCTCTTCGAGGCGCTGCGGACAGCCGGCATCAAGGTCGGCGTGCTCTCCAACACCATCTGGCCGCGGGCGTGGCACGAGGGCTTCTTCCGGCGCGACGGGGTGCTCGACCTCATCGACGGCGACGTCTACACCAGCGAGATCCCGTGGACGAAGCCGTCACCGGACGCGTTCCGGGCGGCGATGGACGCCGTCGGTGCGACGGACCCCGCGCGCTGCGTGTACGTCGGCGACCGCCTCTTCGACGACGTCTGGGGGGCCCAGAACGCCGGGCTGCGCGCCATCCACGTCCCGCACAGCGTGATCCCGCCGACCCAGGTCGGCCACACCGAAGGGTCGCCGGACGCGGTCGTGCACCGGCTGTCCGAGATCCCGGCCGTCCTCGCCGGCTGGTCCTGA
- a CDS encoding alpha/beta hydrolase, with translation MTETQKRRTVDLPTGTVHYRESGPVDGAVVVFLHGFLVDASVWGDVPGRLAERGFRTVAPTLPLGAHPSSMAPDADLSPRGVARIVLSLLATLDLRDVILVGSDTGGAVAQLVVDEDPSRIARLVLTNCDAFEVFPPFPFDLLFRLARHPRTMLAAVQPMRAGRMRASVLGFGGLVRRRLDAAETEPWMSPYLRDPGVRRDVAAFARAWRPGELAEVGARLSGFERPVLLCWAPEDRFFRIELAHRLVAAFPDARLVEIADARTFVSLDQPGRLADEIAGFAS, from the coding sequence ATGACCGAGACGCAGAAACGCCGGACCGTCGACCTCCCCACGGGCACGGTCCACTATCGGGAGTCGGGGCCGGTGGACGGCGCCGTGGTGGTCTTCCTGCACGGCTTCCTGGTCGACGCCTCGGTCTGGGGCGACGTCCCCGGACGACTCGCCGAGCGCGGGTTCCGGACGGTGGCCCCGACCCTGCCACTGGGCGCGCACCCGAGCTCGATGGCGCCGGACGCGGACCTGTCGCCGCGGGGCGTCGCGCGGATCGTGCTGTCGCTCCTCGCGACCCTGGACCTGCGCGACGTGATCCTGGTCGGGAGCGACACCGGGGGAGCGGTCGCCCAGCTGGTCGTGGACGAGGACCCGTCGCGCATCGCCCGGCTGGTGCTCACGAACTGCGACGCGTTCGAGGTCTTCCCACCCTTCCCCTTCGACCTGCTCTTCCGGCTGGCGCGGCATCCGCGGACCATGCTCGCGGCGGTCCAGCCGATGCGCGCCGGACGGATGCGAGCCAGCGTGCTCGGCTTCGGCGGTCTCGTCCGGCGCCGCCTCGACGCGGCGGAGACCGAACCGTGGATGAGTCCCTACCTCCGCGACCCCGGCGTACGGCGTGACGTGGCCGCGTTCGCACGTGCCTGGCGTCCGGGTGAGCTCGCGGAGGTCGGCGCCCGGCTGTCGGGGTTCGAGCGACCCGTCCTGCTCTGCTGGGCGCCCGAGGACCGGTTCTTCCGGATCGAGCTCGCGCACCGGCTGGTCGCCGCGTTCCCGGACGCCCGCCTGGTCGAGATCGCCGACGCCCGGACGTTCGTGTCGCTCGACCAGCCCGGACGGCTGGCCGACGAGATCGCCGGTTTCGCGAGCTGA
- a CDS encoding TetR/AcrR family transcriptional regulator, with translation MESKRTQPARSAATRAALVTAARPLFAERGYAGVGTDEIARAAGVSRGALYHQFAGKEELFAAVYEQVEAELTAEIDVAFADAFDAGPMVAVQAGIDAWLRASMNPEVQRIVLIEAPAALGWERWREIGRRYAVGLVEGAVSGLISAGVFEPQPVTPLAHLLVGALEEGTLYAARAEDREQALREVGAALLRLFEGLAVRT, from the coding sequence ATGGAAAGCAAGAGAACACAGCCGGCGCGGTCCGCGGCGACCCGCGCGGCCCTGGTCACCGCGGCCCGGCCGCTCTTCGCCGAGCGCGGGTACGCCGGCGTCGGCACCGACGAGATCGCGCGCGCTGCTGGGGTGAGCCGGGGCGCCCTCTACCACCAGTTCGCCGGCAAGGAGGAGCTCTTCGCGGCCGTCTACGAGCAGGTCGAGGCGGAGCTGACCGCGGAGATCGACGTCGCGTTCGCCGATGCGTTCGACGCCGGTCCGATGGTCGCGGTGCAGGCGGGCATCGACGCCTGGTTGCGCGCGTCGATGAACCCCGAGGTCCAGCGGATCGTGCTCATCGAGGCGCCGGCCGCCCTCGGGTGGGAGAGGTGGCGCGAGATCGGCCGGAGGTACGCCGTGGGGCTGGTCGAGGGCGCGGTCTCCGGGCTCATCTCGGCCGGCGTCTTCGAGCCGCAGCCGGTCACCCCGCTCGCCCACCTGCTGGTCGGCGCTCTCGAGGAGGGGACGCTCTACGCGGCGCGGGCCGAGGATCGGGAGCAGGCGCTCCGCGAGGTCGGCGCCGCCCTGCTCCGTCTCTTCGAGGGCCTCGCCGTCAGGACCTGA
- a CDS encoding proline--tRNA ligase, which produces MIMRMSSLFVRTLREDPADAEVPSHRLLVRAGYIRRAAPGIYTWLPLGLKVLRKIEGIIREEMDGIGAQELSFPALLPRDPYEATGRWTEYGPNIFRLQDRKGNDYLLGPTHEEMFTLVVKDLYGSYKDLPLSIYQIQTKYRDEARPRAGLLRGREFIMKDSYSFDVDDAGLEASYQKHRDAYIRIFDRLGFEYVIVSAMSGAMGGSMSEEFLAAAENGEDTYVRCSSCDYAANVEAVRVPTPTPVAYDDAPAAHAEQTPDTPTIQTLVDHLNAAFARDDRPWDAADTLKNVIVVLRHPDGVREPLAIGVPGDREVDLKRLDAQVYPAEIEAFDEKDFAAHPMLAKGYIGPGVLGEKNASGIRYLVDPRIVEGTRWVTGADVAGSHVIDLVAGRDFTPDGTIEAAEVREGDPCPNGDGTLHTARGIEMGHIFALGRKFADALDLKVLDENGKLVTVTMGSYGIGASRAVAAIAEGTLDEFGLVWPREVSPADVHIVAAGKDPELFAAAERIAHELSSLGIEVLYDDRTGKISPGVKFKDAELIGVPTIVVVGKGLADGVIEVKDRAAGTNEQVAADHVVDHVVRLVRS; this is translated from the coding sequence ATGATCATGCGGATGTCGAGCCTCTTCGTACGGACCCTTCGAGAGGACCCCGCGGACGCCGAGGTCCCGAGCCACCGGTTGCTGGTGCGCGCGGGCTACATCCGCCGGGCGGCGCCCGGCATCTACACCTGGCTGCCGCTGGGCCTGAAGGTGCTCCGCAAGATCGAGGGCATCATCCGCGAGGAGATGGACGGCATCGGCGCGCAGGAGCTCAGCTTCCCTGCGCTGCTGCCGCGCGATCCCTACGAGGCGACCGGCCGGTGGACGGAGTACGGCCCCAACATCTTCCGGCTGCAGGACCGCAAGGGCAACGACTACCTCCTCGGGCCTACCCACGAGGAGATGTTCACGCTCGTCGTGAAGGACCTCTACGGCTCCTACAAGGACCTGCCGCTGTCGATCTACCAGATCCAGACCAAGTACCGCGACGAGGCGCGCCCCCGCGCGGGCCTGCTGCGCGGTCGCGAGTTCATCATGAAGGACTCCTACTCCTTCGACGTCGACGACGCCGGCCTGGAGGCGAGCTACCAGAAGCACCGCGACGCCTACATCCGGATCTTCGACCGGCTCGGGTTCGAGTACGTCATCGTCTCGGCGATGTCGGGCGCCATGGGCGGGTCGATGTCCGAGGAGTTCCTGGCGGCGGCCGAGAACGGCGAGGACACGTACGTCCGGTGCAGCAGCTGCGACTACGCCGCCAACGTCGAGGCGGTCCGCGTGCCGACGCCCACACCCGTGGCGTACGACGACGCGCCCGCCGCGCATGCCGAGCAGACGCCCGACACCCCCACCATCCAGACGCTGGTCGACCACCTCAACGCGGCATTCGCCCGCGACGACCGGCCCTGGGACGCCGCCGACACGTTGAAGAACGTCATCGTCGTGCTGCGCCACCCCGACGGTGTGCGGGAGCCCCTGGCGATCGGCGTGCCCGGCGACCGCGAGGTCGACCTCAAGAGGCTCGACGCGCAGGTCTACCCCGCCGAGATCGAGGCGTTCGACGAGAAGGACTTCGCGGCCCACCCCATGCTCGCCAAGGGCTACATCGGCCCCGGCGTGCTGGGCGAGAAGAACGCGTCCGGCATCCGCTACCTCGTCGACCCCCGCATCGTCGAGGGCACCCGCTGGGTCACCGGCGCGGATGTCGCCGGCAGCCACGTCATCGACCTGGTCGCCGGTCGGGACTTCACGCCGGACGGGACCATCGAGGCCGCCGAGGTCCGCGAGGGGGATCCCTGCCCCAACGGCGACGGCACGCTGCACACGGCGCGCGGCATCGAGATGGGCCACATCTTCGCGTTGGGCCGGAAGTTCGCCGACGCGCTCGACCTCAAGGTGCTCGACGAGAACGGCAAGCTCGTCACGGTCACGATGGGCTCCTACGGCATCGGCGCCTCCCGCGCGGTCGCCGCGATCGCCGAGGGCACCCTCGACGAGTTCGGTCTCGTCTGGCCCCGCGAGGTGTCGCCTGCCGACGTCCACATCGTCGCCGCCGGCAAGGACCCCGAGCTCTTCGCGGCGGCCGAGCGGATCGCGCACGAGCTCTCGTCCCTGGGCATCGAGGTCCTGTACGACGACCGCACCGGCAAGATCAGCCCCGGCGTGAAGTTCAAGGACGCCGAGCTGATCGGCGTCCCGACCATCGTCGTGGTCGGCAAGGGCCTCGCCGACGGCGTGATCGAGGTCAAGGACCGGGCGGCCGGCACCAACGAGCAGGTCGCGGCCGACCACGTCGTCGACCACGTGGTCAGGCTCGTCAGGTCCTGA